In Nocardia sp. NBC_00403, the DNA window TTCCTCGCTTCGGACCGCGCCCGCAGCATCGTCGGCGCGGAATACGTCATCGACGGTGGCACCACCCCCACCGTCTGAACCAATACAGGACAGGAACCACCATGGCGTCGACATCCACCCGACCTATCGCCCTGACCGCACTGCCTGCGGTGATCAACCGCTATCTGAGCGCACACCGCGCTCACGACGCCGCTACCGCGATCACCACATTCGCCGACAGCGCGACAGTCCTCGACGACGGCCACCGCCACGACGGCCGCATAGCGATCCAACGGTGGCTGGACCACTCTGCTACCGAGTACACCTACACGATCGAACCCATCGACACCGAGATCGCAGACCCCAAGCACTATGTGGTGACCCAACATCTGGAAGGTGACTTCCCCGGAGGAACCGTGAACCTCCGCTACCAATTCACCCTCGACGCAGACCTCATCCAGGCACTGACCATCGAGCCGTAGCGGCCACGTGCAGATCCCATCAACGCAGCGCGCTTCGATTCACGAACGGCACGAACTACACCGTAGTGTCGATTACCGCAGAGTTGTTCGGTCTCCGCGATCGTCGAGTGGCCCTTCGTCGGACACACAACTGGCGAAAATACCCGCTGCGGGCCGTGCGCCAAAATCCTCAACTCGGCATTACCGGGAGTGTCTGATTAACTTTCAGACACTCCCCGCGGAAGGGTTCAAGGCGGCCATGAGTGTGGTCGCGTCCCTTCAGGCGCTTGCCGCACCGTCGAGGACTCGCAGCGTCACGCGGGCGGCGAGAGGTTCGTAGTGGTCGGTGAAGAGCTTTGCCACGAGTTCACCGCGACTGGTGACGCCGACCTTGTCGAAGATGGCTTTCACATGGTCGCGGACGGTGTGCGCGGAAAGGCTGAGCTCGGCGGCGATTTCGCCGGTGGAGCGGCCGCGCGCAATCAGTTCGGTGACCTCGAGTTCGCGGCGGGTCAGTTCGTAGGCGGCGACCACCAGGGACATGACCTCCGAGGGGGTGGCCACATCGATGACCAGCGCGGTCATTCCGGCGTTCCCGTCGGCATCACGCAGGCATGAGGCGTGGCAGGTCAACCAGCGGCCTGTCGTGGTTCGGATGCGGATCCGGGCGCTCTCGCCGGTCAATCGAGCCCGGCCCGCGGTACTGAGAATCCAGACCGGTAGCGGCAATTCGATGCCTGCGGCCGTCGCCGCCGACGGTCCCGGCGGCATCTCGGCGAGCAGGTGGCGGGCTTCGTCGTTGATCGAGACCAGACCACCCGTCGCGTCGAACAGCAGCATGCCAGGAGCGTTGTCGCGGTGCGTCGCAGCCGGTGTCGAGGGCTGTGCGAAGCTGCGCAGCCGCCGGGCCATCGGGGCGGACAGAGTGTGCACCAACGCAATGTCAGCAGCTCGGAACGGCTTTCGCCCGCGCTCCCGGAACAGGCTCAGCTGCCCCCACGGCTGTCTGTCGACGCGCAGCACCGCGCGCAGTTCGTCCTCGAAGCCACGTGGGCACATGAAACTCCGGTAAAGCGGGCTCAGCGTGGGGCGATCGCCGGTCACCTCCCGCAACCCGGCGACCGGTACCGGGGCTCGCGCCAGATCGCGGAAGAGATTCACGTGTTCGGCGAAGAATTCGGATTCCCAGTAAGTTCCGCAACCACCCTCGTGCAGATTCTCGACCCGCACCGGCGCGGTGGTGAGCCCGTTGATCGGATCGGTTGCCACCCATACCGCGGCATCGAACGGCGCGATCCGGCGTAGCCGAGCCGAGGTCTGCGCGAAAAGCGCACGGGCGTCGGGAGCAGTGGCGATACCCGACAGCATTGCGCCGACCGCGTGCGGTGTCGGAGTGCTCATGCTCGTCATCCTGCTGCCGCCCGCACGCAATCGCCATCCCGCATATGAGGGGGAAGCCGAAGGACGGCAGGGAAATTCCCGCAATCGCGGGATATCGCGCACGCCGCCGCCGGATGACGCTGATCCACATCGCCCCGGAGCCGGGGCAGGTACCAGCCAAGGGAGATTAAACATGCGCATCGGCATCATCGGCGCCGGCGCGGCCGCGGTCGGCCTGCTCGACGCACTCGCCGGAATGGATTCGACGCCCGGCAGCATTACCGTGTTCGATGGTTCGTCCTCGGTGTGGCGGGGCCGCCCGTACCAGCCGGACCTGGAGGCGGTGCGGGTGAACGCCCCGCCTGCTCTGATGTCGGTGCGAGCAGGCGACCGGAGCCATTATGAGCGCTGGTTGGATGGCCGCGGCGATACGGCGTGCTACCTCGACGAGGGTCTTGGGCAGCCACTTGTCCCGCGTGGCGTGTACGGCGAGTATCTCGAGCAGAGCGCGCGGACCGCGATCACGCGGCTGCGGCGCAGCGGGTGGCAGGTGAGCGTGGTGAATGCCCGCGTCACCGGATTTGCCGTGGCCGGCGGCTGTGCGCTGTACACCGACGGCAGCACCCATGCGGTCGATCGCGCCGTCCTATGCGTCGGAAGTGGGCAACCCCATGACCATTACGGACTGACCGGCGCGCCCGGATACACCAATGAGCCGTATCCGCTGGCCCGAACATTGACCGGCGTCCGGCCCGACGCCCACGTCGCGGTCATCGGCAGCGGCCTGACCGCGGTCGACATCGCCGCCGCCCTGACCACGAACGGCCACACCGGTCCGATCAGCCTGCTGTCCCGCAGCGGCGTCCTGCCCTTCGTCCAGCAGCGCCCGATTCCGCTGGAGCCGAAACACCTCACCCCCGCCAACGCGCTACCGCTGGCCGAACATGGCACCGTCACCATCACCCAGCTGGTCGAGCTCATGCGCGCCGAACTTGCCGACCTCGGCCAGGATTTCGACTCCCTCGCCGCCGAAATCCTGGAAACCGACACCGAGCAGCCGCTTTCCCGGCTGCGCCGCCAATTGGCCGCGATCGACTCCCCGCACCAGGGCCGTCGTTTGCTGGCCATGGCGATCCGCACCATCGGCCCGATTCTGTGGCCGGTGCTCACGGATGAGGACAGAACCCTGCTTCGTACCGCGCATTTCCGCAGCATCAGCAGCCTGAGCTCCCCGATGGTCCCGCACAACGCGAGAATCATGCTGCGCCTGCTGGATTCGGGACAGCTCCGTCTCCGCTCCAGGGTCACCAAGATCGAGGCGCGCCCGGGCGGCGGCTTCACGGTGTTCGACGATGCCGAGTGGACCGCCGACACCGTGTTCAACGCCGTCAACCCACCTGCCTACACCACGCCGCTGGAAACCGAACCGTTGGTCAGCGCCCTACTCGCCTGCGGCGCGGCCGAACTGGCGCCCACCGGCGGCCTACGCGCCGAACCGGGCACCCGCCGACTCCTCGTCGCCGACCGACCCGACCCGACCTGGCACATCCTCGGCAACCTGGCCACCGATTCGATGTTCATCGCCACCAATCCCCCCGGCCTGGCCGCCGAAGCCGCCTCGCTCGCCCAACACCTGGCCGACGGATAACCCCCAAGCGGCTCCGAGCTCGCCCGCCTCGTCACGAGAACTGGGCGGTGCGCGCTCGAGATCGCTTGGGCCGGTGAGCCAGTCGGTGCCGGGCGATGCCAACACCATGCGTCTGTCGGATCAACGGACGGGATCGTCGGTCATCCCCTGCGAGCAAGCTCGGACTCGTAATGCCTGGTGAGCAGGTCATAGATCACAAACTCTTGCCGATTCGTCGCCGCCCGCAGGATCCGGTTGATCTGCATGTGCACGATGCTTGCCGCCCAACTATGCAGGAGTTCTGCGTCCACGGTGTCCGGTAGCCGGATCCGGACGGCCCGCAACGCCGCGCTTCGCGCCGTGAACGCCGCCAGCGGGCCTGCCGGGTCGTGCATTGCCCGCTCCAATCCGGCGCGCTCGACACGGTAGCGCTTGCCCAGCTGCCGACGCAGTGGCGTGTCGACCCGGAATCGTCGCGCGAACCTGGCTCGGGGCTGTCGGCGAAGAACACACGTTCGGCGAGCACCAGACCGTGCGCGCCGCCGTAGCGTTCCACCTCTCGCTCGTAGGTGTCGACCTGCAAGCGCCAGATCAGCCCGTCCTGTAGACGCGCATCGCAGCACGCGGTCAATGCGGGTAGCACTTCACCGAGTAGCTCCGCACCATCGCCATGCAGGCGGAGGCGAAGATGCCAGTCCGGATCGCTGTACCGGACGAAGAACCATTCGTCGACCACGCCCGCGGCGAGCACGTCGGAGACAATCGGCCGCACGATGGAGCGCAGCCGGAAACACACAGCTCAGGAGGCATGTTCTCCGGGCTGCTACGCCGCACAGACGCCCGAATCGGCGTATAGGCTCTTTACAGGCCGACCTCACCAGAAACTCTATGGCTGGATCGCTCTCGTTGAGTTCGACGCTTACTCCTCGCTGCGACGCGGGTGCTGGCAGGCTCGATGTTGCGGCTATCGCCCAACTGCGCTGCACCGACTCGCCCAGCGATAACAACCGGAGGTCGATGATGACGACTCGACGCACTGTGCAAATCCGCAGAATCTACGACGACCCAACCCCTCGAGACGGCACCCGCGTCCTGGTGGACCGTCTCTGGCCCCGTGGCGTCAGCAAAACCAGAGCCCAGCTCGACGAATGGTGCAAGCAGATCGCTCCATCCACCGAACTGCGCACATGGTACGGCCACGACCCGGAACTCTTCGATGAATTCGCCCGCCGGTATCGCGACGAACTGACCGAGCCAGACCGCGCCGCCGCCCTCACACACCTGCGCGAACTGGCAGGCCAGAACAAACTCACATTGCTCACCGGCACCAAGAATACCGACATCAGCGAAGCAGCCGTACTCGCCGATCTCGTCGCACAATCGAACAGATCCCTCGAAAAGTGATAGACGGCAACGCAGGTTGGCCGTGGAAGCAAAGAGCCCTCGCCGTACACATCGCACGAGGCGCGACACCGGAGATCTCATCTGGTGGATGCGGCGCGCGGGGTATTGATGGCGTCCATCCTGATGTACCAGTGTCGCGAAAGCTGGACCGACTTCTTTGTCCACCAACGTCTACTGGTCGCGTCGGGCGCTTGATCGCGCTGCACCGTCGATTCGACACAGGAGCGGCTCATGGTGACGTTGGACCGGTTGGCGAACGTACTGGGTGGCTATGGGATCCGTTTGCGGTTGTGTTCGGTTCCCCGGTCCACCCAATTGCGCAGTGTGGTGATCCGCGGGGCCGATCAGGACCCCACTGAAGCGGGTGATGTGCTGCTGGGCATCGGGGCACGCTCGGTGCAGGAGGTGGTGGACTGGGCAGTGTCGACGCGGGCTGTCGTCGCGCTCATCCGTGGGGGTGAGGAGATCGCGGATGAGCCGGAGATCGAGGGTGTGGCGGTGATGGTGGTCGATCCTGCGGTGGCCTGGAGCGAGGTGGCCGCGGTGGTCTACGGGTTGGTGCTGGAAGGACGCGAGACCGAGGCCGGTCGCGGCCCGACCGATTTGTTCGCTTTGGCCGACAGTCTGGCCGACGCGGTCGGGGGTGCGGTGACGATCGAGGACCGGCTGTCTCGGGTGCTGGCGTATTCGAGGCCGCAGCAGCACCTCGACCCCGCACGGGTCGAGACGATCCTGGGCCGGGAGATGCCGCAGTGGTTGCGGGCGGTGTTCGATGCGCACGGTGTTTTCACACACTTGGCGGTCTCGGAGGAACCGTTGTTCGTTCCCGCGCAGGCAGAACATGGTGTGACGGGGCGGATGGTCGTGGCCGTGCGTGTGGGCCGGCAACTGCTGGGTTCGGTATGGGTGTCGTGCCCAGCACCGTTACACGGGGCTCGACGGATGGCCTTGGCCGACGGCGCACGCACGGTGGCCCTGCACCTGTTGCGGTCAAGGGCCAGCGCGGACCTGGAACGTCAAGTGGAATCCGAACTGGTGATCAGTTTGCTGGAGGGCGCCGCGGACGCGGCGACGGTGGCCAGCAGGCTGGGGTTGGCGCCGCAGAGTTTGCGGGCGATCGCGCTGCGCGCACGGATCGCCGACGAGCAGCACGCCGCGCTGCTGCTGATCTTCGAGCGAGCAACAACCGGATTCGGCTGGTCCCGTTCGAGCCGCAGCGCCCTGGTCGGCGACACCATTTACACCGTGCTGCCCGCAGATCAGGCGGCGACGGCACGCCACTGGATCAGCGAGCTACAGGCGGCGCTGCCCGCGCAGATGACGGTGTTGGCCGGCATCAGCGGTGGGGCCCGGGCCACGGAATTGGCGTTGGCGCGCCAAGAGGCCGAGGAATGCCTGGCGCTGCACGAGGCCCACTCATCGGATGCTGCGCCCCCCGCCTATGACGAGTCGTGGGACGAGATCCTGCTGCAACGATTGCGCGCCGCAGGGCTTTCCGGACGCACCCCCGCACGCGGGCCGGTGTCGCAGTTGCGACGCCACGACCAGGCAAACTCCACCCACTACGTGGCAACGCTGCGCGCCTGGTTGCAGGCCCAAGGCGACCCCGCCCAGGCAGGCGCACAGCTCGGCGTGCACGAGAACACCATCCGTAACCGGCTGCGCAAGATGGCAGAGGTAACCAACCTCGGCTTGGACGACCCCCGCAAACGGCTCGCCATGATGATCGAACTCGCCATCACCGACAACGAATGACTGCGCTGTGCCATCGCCACAAATCTCGACGCCTCGATTGTCGGATCAGCGCAACCGATCGCCTCGACAACCACGCCATCATGGAGTTGACAAGAACGCCCCAGGTGGCAGGAGCGACATGGTGAGCATCGATCGGCCCGACAACCGACCATAGCCAGCCATATTGTCGCCGAAGACGCGGCTACAGACCGGACGCGCCGCGCGAATCGATTCGGCACGACCCGCGATACCCGTGGGTCCCAGCGACTCAGACCCGGCCCGACATCAGGGCCTGCGCGTTGTCAGGGGCGGCACCGCCGCCTTGGCCCGCCCCTGACGACAATCTCCAACCCAGCCAGAAAGGAAGGGATACAACCACATGACCAGTACCGCAGGCGTCTGGATGACATCACAAGCCCATGATCGGCTTCAGACCGAATTGCACGAACTGCTCACCCGAGGCGACATCGAGCCCGATGAGGACAGTGGCGAATACGCACGCAACCAGGCTCTGCATTCCGCACGCCAGGCACGCATCCGCCGGATCCACCACCTGCTCAGCAACGCCCTCATCGGTCGCAACCCACCCGACGACGGAATCGCCGAGCCCGGCATGGTCTTGACCGTCCGCTACGACGACACCAGAGCGGTCGAGACGTTCCTGCTCGCAGTACGCGAAGCCGAACGCACCGAGACGGAGGTCTACTCCGTGCAATCGCCACTAGGGCGCGCCATCACCGGGGCCCGACCGGGCGAACGCCGTACCTACCGCGGCCCCAGCGGCGCGACCATGGCAGTGACGCTGCTACACGCGGTCCCCTACGGGGCTGACGGACCCAGCCCCCAGCCGGTAACTAGCTGAACGGAGTTGAACGGAATGAAGAACATGCGGGTATGCGAGGTCATGCAACGACCGATCATCGCCGTGCGGCACAACAACACGGCACGCGAGGCGGCGCTGATGCTCGCCGAACTGGGCTACGCAGCGTTGCCCGTTCTCGACCAGAACGATCGCCTCATCGGGGTACTCACCAGCGGCGACCTCTTGCGGGCAGGCGAACTCAACGACACGGTCAGTTCAGTGATGACCACACCGGCGGTCTCGGTCCCCGACAACGCCGCACTGGCCGAGGTCATGAGCAGGCTGATAACGCACGGACTGCGCAGTCTGCCAGTCGTCGATGGCGGCAGCCGCGTGATCGGCATGTTCAGCCGCGGCGACGCGTTGCGACTCATGCTCACCCCCGACGACGCACTCGTCGCCGATGCACAGAACCTGCTGGATCAATACACCGGCGCACGGCGCTGGCATGTCACCGTCCACGAAGGCGACGCCACCATCTCCGGCCGGTTCGCCGACCAATCCGAGCGGCGAATCACCATAGCCCTCACCCGTACAGTGCCCGGTATCCGCACCGCGACCATCGCGACCACGCCAGCCGCCGCGCACTGACCCGGCAACCGCAACAGTCCGAATCCAACCTTCGACATAAGCGGCGTACCGCCACATCGATGGATTCAGCCGTGTGGAGCCGAACGTGGACAGATTGTGGCCACTGAACAAGATGCGCCGGGTATTGGCCGCACCTGGTCGCAGCTCGCGCTATCACACAGCCCTGGGGCATATCGGTCCGCGCACACATCGCCGCCGAATAGCCCACCACGCTGCTGGTGGCCTTCGCTCCGGCGACCACGGGGTTCGACTTTTTCACGCCCGGCTCGCAGCACCTGTCCGGGAATACCTTGTACACGATCGTCCCCGGTGAGGTACTCGAGCGCGGGAGGTGTCCAGGCGCCCCGCGACAATCGGCCGGGCGTTGTCGGGATCCGGCTACCTCATCCGGACCATCACCCGGCCGCTGGGATCCTGTCGCTAACGACCGCAGCCCGACTCGACCATCCACCTACTGTCGCACTTCCCGCCTGGCGCTGTCGAAAACGGACCCAGGGATACGAGTGGAGAAATCGGAGAAGTGGCGCACCCGCAATTGTCGCGGACGGACAAGCGCCGCCGTTCCATGTAAACGATCCTGGAGTTGTCAGCGAATATTCGGATGGCGTCGTGGTGATACAGCAGCCGCTGGCAGGGCGGCCCACCCCTTCTCACTCGACCGCATCTCGAACCACATTCCCACCACCAGTCCTGGAGACCCCGGATGACCCACGCGCACCCCTTCTCACGCGCACGTCTTATCGACCACCTACCCGCACTGCGAGCCACACTGCACCAGCAACGCCGCTTCCGCCTGCAGCAGTTGGCCGAACTCGAATCCGATATCGACCGAGCCGCCGCACCCGCCAACGTGGCTGATACGGCCAGACATGAGGTCACCATCAAGTTGGCCGCGGCAGCACGACAAGCGTTGGCCGACCTCGATGAAACCCTCATGCTCATCACCACAGGCCGTTACGGCCGCTGCGGCCGCTGTTATGCCGAGATCCCGATCCACCTCCTACAAACCATTCCCACTTCGAGGTGGTGCCTGAATTGTCGGCAGCATCTCACCCCCGCGGGCCCAATGCCGGTTCCAACCGATGCGCATCCCGCTCGCGGCCGCCGATAAGGTGAACTCACCTCCGAGTCCGGCTGTGCTGCAAGCTATATCGCGTGTAGGCGATGGTGCTTGTCCTCGGACACGAACAGGATCACTCCTTCGTCCTCGACGTCGCCGGTGCGTTCGGCCACAGCGCAGGTCGCTGGCCGATCGGTTCGGGGTTTCTCCAGCTCCCCCGCCCGTCGGGCAGCGGTAGTGGTCCGGATCCGTGAGTGAGGCAGTTCGATAGCCGCCCGCAGCGGGTCAGGCGACAAGGTATGCGAAGAAATCGCCGGTCCACTGACCGAACGCCAACTCACACTTCTGCAGAACGGGACTGCCCCGAGTTCGGTTGACTCGCGGGTGTGGTGTTTCAGGCCGCGAGCGCGGGCTGGTTCATTGTCTCAAACTCGATCGGCGTGAGTCGGCCGAGTCGGCGTTGGCGGCGGGTGCGGTGGTAGGTCTTCTCGATCCAGACCACGATCGCCAACCGCAGTTCCGCGCGAGTCGCCCAGCGCTGCCGGTCCAGGACATTCTTCTGCAGCAGCGCGAAGAACGACTCCATTGCCGCGTTGTCACCACACGCCCCGACCCTGCCATCGAACCTCGTAAACCGTTGAACAACAACGCGTTAACGAACTTTCGAGACCGAAATTGACTGCCCCTGTCCGAGTGGGCAACCGTCGCGGCAGGTGCACGGAAAGCGACCGCGTTGTTCAACGCCGACACTGCCAGCGACGCCTTCATCCGTGAATCGATCGAGTACCCGACGATCCGGTTGGAGAACACATCCTTGACAGCGCACAAATACAATTTGCCCTCGTCGGTGGCGTGCTCGGTGATGTCGGTCAACCACACCGTGTTCGGGGCGTTCGTGGTGAATCGGCGCCCGACGAGGTCGTCGTGGACCGGCGGACCGGATCTGCGGTTCAACCCGCGCTTCTTGGCGAACACACTCCAGATCCGCTGCTGAGAACACAATCTGGCGACCCGGTTCTCGCTCGCACGGATTCCGCGGGCGGGCAGTTCGTCGGCGATGAATCGGTAACCGAACGCGGGGTCGTCGGCATGGATGTCATAGGCGGCGTTGATCAGATGCGCATCGTCCCAATCACGTTGGCAGACAGAGTGTTTCTTCCAGCTATAGAATGCTTGCGGGGAGAAACCGAGCACCCGGCAGGTCACCGCGACGGGGATACCATCGGCGGCCAGGTCGAGGACCAGCGGGTAGGTCATTTTGGGTTCACATCGCGGGAGAAATAGGCGACCGCGCGGCGCATGACCTCGGCTTCCTGTTCGAGCTGCCGGATCCGCTTGCGGGCCTCCCGCAACTCGGCCGACTCGTCGCGGGTCGCACCCGGGCGGTGACCGTCGGAGATATCGGCCTGTTTCACCCAATTCTTCACGCAGCTCTGCGAAATCCCGAAGTCTCTTGCGATATGGGTCAACGGAATCTCGCCCTTGCGGGCGACAGCGACCACGTCGCGGCGGAACTCCTCGGGATAGGGCTTGGGCATGTCGATGATCCTTCCACTGCGAGGAAGTCCTCACAGGTCAGGAGTCAACCGAACCGGGGGCAGTCCCGATTGCCGTTGTCACGGTCGGGTCGTGAGTTATGTCTCGTATCACCAACGCAGACCAGCTAAAAACGATGCGAACAAAACTACAATAGCGTGACGTTTTGAACCAATCATCGTGACGAATCGTCGACTTACTTGAGATTGGTGTCAGGGCCGGGCCCGGGCGAGGATTCGGTCCCTGTTGAGATGCTCCGTCAATGCGGCTGCCTGCCTGTCCTCTGACTGGTACGGCGATGCCGGGTTCCAAAAATACACGCCGAGACAGAGACTCAGCGCGTGACCGTCGGTCTATGCCGAAGGACAGACCGGGCCTCCGCCCTCCAGACGGTGGGAATCGCGAAGCCGTTCGAGTGCACGGTAGCGTGCAGGCGCCGCACCGGCGGACCGGGCGCTTTCAGAACTCGTCGGGACAGCCACACGACCCCCTGGTGTGCAGGACCGCCTCGAGGTTCACCACACCGGGCCGGGGCGTGCGGTCCTCGATCTGTTCGAGCAGCAGATCGACCGCGGTCTCGCCCATGCGCCGGGTGGGCTGCACCATGGTGGTCAGTCCGGGCCTGGTGTAGCGGGAGTACTCGATTCCATCGAAGGCGACGACCGCGAGGTCGTCGGGCACCCGCAGCCCGGCATCGTAGGCCGCACGCAGCATACCGATCGCCTGGAGGTCGCTGGTCACGAATACCGCTATGGGGCGGCGCGAGTCGGCCATGAGGTCGGCCAGTGCGCGGTAGCCGGCGGCGCCGCCGAAATCCGTTCGCACGATGCGCCCTTCGGCCAATCCAGCGGCCGCCAGCGCGTTGCGGTAGCCCTGCACGCGGTCCTCGGCGGTGGACACATGTGGGCCGCTCAGACAGGCGATATCGCGGTGACCGTGCTCGATTAGATGTGCGACGGCCTGCTGTGCGCCCGCGACCGAATCACACATCACATGCGCGCAACGCGCCGGATCGATGACGCGGTCCAGCGCGACCAGCACCATTCCGGCCTCCTCGCACGCGTCGGCGACACCGGTCTCCCATGACGACGAAATCGCAATCAGCCCTTCGACTCTACGATCGATAAAGGTGCGCACATAGGCGCGTTCGCGTTCCTGGTCGCCGGCCGCATTGCCGACGAACAGCGGATATCCCCGTGCGAAGGCGGCTGCCTCGATGACCGCGGATAGTTCGGCGAAGAACGGGTTGGCCCCGTCGGGGATCACCATGCCGAGCGCGTGCCCGCGATTCATGCGCAGGCTGCGCGCGGACATGTTGGGCCGGTAGCCGAGTTCGGCGATGGCGGCCTCGATGCGGGCCCTGGTCGCGGGCGCGACCTGCCGCGGACCTCCATTGAGCACGTAGCTCACCAGCGCCGGTGATGTACCGGCGAGCCGCGCCACGTCGGCTCGTGTGACTGCCATCTGAATTCTCTCCTTGCTCCGACCGTCCATCCAAGCACTCCGCATTAGCACTTGACAGTCGGTGACTCGGGTCACACACTACTCATCAACTCGCGTTGATCAACACGAGTTGATACCGAAACGGATAGGTCGAACTCACGATGAATGCTCGATTCAGGTGTGCAATGGTGCCGCTTGTCCTCATCGGCGCGCTCGCCGCCGCCGCCTGCGGTCGCGGCGGTCAGGACGCGGGCGACGGCGATTTCAAGATCGCCATCGTCACCCGGAACTTCACCAACCCCTACTGGGCGGCCCTGCGCGACGGTGCCCTCGCGGAGGGGCAACGGCTCGGCGTGAAGGTCACGGTGCAGGCCGGGCAGTCCGAGACCGATGCCGACGGTGAAAACGCCCAGATCTCGACCTTGGCCGCGCAGGGCTATGACTGCTTCGGTGTGGTGCCGGTCAACGCGACGAATGTGATCACGCCGCTCACGCCGGTGGCGCGCAAAAATATCCCGATCCTCGACCTCGACACCCAAATCGACGCGAAGGCCTCTGAGCAGGCCGGGGTGTCCTACGCGAGCTTCATCGGTTCGGACAATCTCGATGCCGGTCGCATCGCCGGTCAGCATATGCTCGACGCGCTCGGTGGCACCGGCAAGATCGCCATCCTGCAGGGCATCGCGGGCGAGCAGAACGGCATCAACCGCGACAAGGGCTTCACCGACACCGTCGCAGGCAAGCTGGACATCGTGCAGAAGGCGCCCGCCGACTACGAACAAGATAAGGGTTTGCAGGTCACCGAGGCGATCCTGAAGGCGCACCCCGACATCACCGGTATTTTCGCCGCCAACGACACTATGGGCTTGGGCGCCGCACAGGCGATCAAGAACGCGGGCAAGACCGGCCAGATCAAAGTGATCTCCGTCGACGGCATCCAGGCCGCCCTCGACGCCGTCAAGGCGGGCACCCTGACCGGCACAGTGACCCAATACCCCTATGCCGAAGGACAACTCGCGGTCCAGAGCTGCCTGGCCCAACACCAGGGCAAGA includes these proteins:
- a CDS encoding sugar ABC transporter substrate-binding protein encodes the protein MVPLVLIGALAAAACGRGGQDAGDGDFKIAIVTRNFTNPYWAALRDGALAEGQRLGVKVTVQAGQSETDADGENAQISTLAAQGYDCFGVVPVNATNVITPLTPVARKNIPILDLDTQIDAKASEQAGVSYASFIGSDNLDAGRIAGQHMLDALGGTGKIAILQGIAGEQNGINRDKGFTDTVAGKLDIVQKAPADYEQDKGLQVTEAILKAHPDITGIFAANDTMGLGAAQAIKNAGKTGQIKVISVDGIQAALDAVKAGTLTGTVTQYPYAEGQLAVQSCLAQHQGKKLPERVVSPIAFIGKDNVEQQISAFPRPIVAFDNPVEGLLNK